One Pyrus communis chromosome 4, drPyrComm1.1, whole genome shotgun sequence genomic region harbors:
- the LOC137730848 gene encoding mitochondrial outer membrane protein porin of 36 kDa-like, which yields MVKGPGLYFDIGKKARDLLYKDYQSDHKFTVTTYTSTGLAISSTGIRKGELYIGDVSTQLKNKNITTDVKVDTNSNLLTTITIDEPAPGLKAIFSFIAPDQRSGKVELQYQHEYAGISTSIGLTANPIVNFSGVVGNNLLSLGTDLSFDTASGNFTKVNAGLNFTHSDLIASLLLNDKADTITASYYHTVSPLTNTAVGAELSHSFSSNENSLTIGTAHALDPLTTVKARVNNYGRASALIQHEWRPKSFFTISGEVDTRAIEKSAKIGLALALKP from the exons ATGGTGAAGGGCCCAGGACTCTACTTCGATATCGGCAAGAAAGCTAGAG ATCTTCTCTACAAGGATTACCAGAGCGACCACAAGTTCACCGTCACCACTTACACTTCCACCGGACTT GCAATCAGTTCAACTGGAATCAGGAAGGGTGAACTGTATATTGGGGATGTGAGCACCCAgctgaagaacaagaacatcacaACTGACGTGAAAGTTGACACCAACTCTAAC CTTCTCACGACCATTACTATTGATGAACCTGCACCTGGTCTCAAGGCAATCTTTAGCTTCATTGCCCCTGACCAGAGATCTGGCAAG GTGGAACTCCAATATCAGCATGAATATGCCGGGATAAGCACTAGCATTGGGTTGACTGCCAATCCGATTGTTAACTTTTCTGGTGTTGTGGGGAACAATCTTCTCTCTCTGGGAACTGATCTTTCTTTCGACACTGCCTCTGGCAACTTTACCAAAGTGAATGCAGGGTTGAATTTCACCCATTCTGACCTCATTGCCTCCCTGTTACT GAACGATAAAGCTGATACTATTACTGCTTCCTACTACCACACTGTAAGTCCACTCACCAACACTGCTGTTGGTGCGGAGCTGTCCCATAGCTTTTCAAGCAATGAAAACAGCCTCACAATCGGCACAGCGCATGCACTTGACCCTCTAACCACGGTGAAGGCTCGGGTGAACAACTATGGCAGGGCAAGCGCTCTCATCCAGCACGAGTGGCGTCCCAAGTCATTCTTCACCATCTCAGGAGAGGTCGATACCAGGGCAATAGAGAAGAGCGCAAAGATCGGTCTAGCCTTGGCACTCAAGCCCTAG